The Nostoc flagelliforme CCNUN1 genome includes a region encoding these proteins:
- a CDS encoding response regulator transcription factor, with protein sequence MTIMTIRVVVIEDQELCRLGIRTAIAQESDMELCGEASCGLEGLELVNSTNPDIVLLDIGLPDINGLEIATRIKKHTLSKVIILSAYSSQNMINEAFACGADSYFLKTTKIDSIKNAIRSIYQNEEYLDQAIIKRFLELNHRQNTKIKGKRYNELPTTQEIEILKLIASGYSNKEIANQLFISISTVKSHTGNLFLKLGARDRVNAIIKAQSFGYLEPSTQDWRAIG encoded by the coding sequence ATGACTATCATGACAATTCGGGTAGTAGTAATTGAAGACCAAGAACTATGTAGACTTGGCATTAGAACGGCGATCGCACAAGAATCAGACATGGAACTGTGCGGTGAGGCTAGCTGTGGATTGGAGGGATTAGAGTTAGTCAACTCAACAAATCCTGATATTGTCTTGCTTGATATTGGGCTACCAGATATTAACGGACTAGAAATCGCAACCAGGATTAAGAAGCACACTTTATCCAAAGTTATTATCCTCAGTGCTTATTCTAGTCAAAATATGATTAACGAAGCTTTTGCCTGTGGTGCTGATTCATATTTCTTAAAGACAACCAAGATCGACTCGATTAAAAACGCTATCCGTAGTATCTATCAAAACGAAGAATATCTTGACCAAGCAATTATCAAGAGATTTCTGGAATTGAACCATCGTCAAAATACAAAAATTAAAGGCAAAAGGTACAACGAGTTGCCTACAACTCAAGAAATTGAAATTCTCAAATTAATTGCCAGTGGCTACTCCAATAAAGAAATCGCTAATCAACTTTTCATCAGTATTAGTACAGTCAAATCCCACACTGGCAACCTTTTTCTTAAGCTGGGAGCTAGAGATCGGGTCAATGCCATTATTAAAGCTCAAAGTTTTGGCTACCTAGAACCGTCAACCCAAGATTGGAGAGCTATTGGTTGA
- a CDS encoding sensor histidine kinase, which produces MSQEKFINKINISTLLHDVSNAVVNESVVLKQMMDGEYGSTLQEIKTILISLWQTNNQVIQSIERYQSHQSRDRVIGLNPSLINEFDFSDLLNNLYQEYTPKVINRGLRLHYETCTEYPHGTRVKGDAIHLYRMCSNLLQNALSYTETGDIFLRLLNQGDDLVVLIEDTGVGIEPEDLANIFLPFYRGTISSPGSGLGLYIAMMVAYSHGLKLSVDSVVGKGTIFTIKFPYKVNNSYGVDGTIPKKPRLTHALPGRH; this is translated from the coding sequence ATGTCCCAAGAAAAATTCATAAATAAAATTAATATTTCCACATTATTGCATGACGTATCAAACGCGGTTGTCAATGAATCAGTTGTTTTAAAGCAAATGATGGATGGAGAGTACGGTAGTACTTTACAAGAGATAAAAACAATTTTGATATCGTTATGGCAGACAAATAATCAAGTAATTCAGTCGATAGAAAGGTATCAAAGTCATCAGTCAAGAGATAGAGTTATCGGGTTGAATCCATCCTTGATTAATGAATTTGATTTTAGCGACTTACTGAATAATTTATATCAAGAGTATACGCCAAAAGTTATTAATCGGGGCTTAAGATTGCACTACGAGACTTGTACAGAATATCCGCATGGAACCAGGGTGAAAGGAGATGCGATACATCTTTACAGAATGTGTTCAAATCTACTTCAAAATGCTCTCTCATATACAGAGACAGGTGATATATTCTTGCGATTGTTGAACCAGGGTGATGACTTGGTAGTTTTAATTGAAGACACAGGCGTTGGTATTGAACCAGAGGATTTGGCGAATATCTTTCTACCTTTTTATCGTGGGACTATTTCTTCACCTGGCTCCGGGTTAGGATTGTATATTGCAATGATGGTAGCTTATTCTCATGGGCTGAAACTGTCTGTAGATTCCGTTGTCGGTAAGGGAACGATATTTACAATAAAATTTCCCTATAAAGTAAACAATTCTTATGGAGTAGATGGTACAATCCCGAAAAAGCCGAGATTGACTCATGCGCTACCTGGACGACACTAA
- a CDS encoding DUF6753 family protein — MRTSEILQGYSEAEQQRIVETAQQLGLAEDDPMFQVMATLGRYEETMISLQARMEAMIEAWVLTIEEKVAKTSKTAQSVNNTVVSNAVRDVLTEQMPLLIQSSASSASSPAKEMRLSTGNFQMHFWSICALVGGVTAAGAMLASFTTWNVMTNLGQNQSVMLSNNDLKILQWVKSSEGKQTYKLFVENQQTLAACQEENRLKGYCLIQMQKNKKN; from the coding sequence GTGAGAACATCAGAAATATTGCAGGGGTATTCTGAAGCCGAACAACAGAGGATTGTTGAAACAGCGCAGCAACTGGGGTTAGCAGAAGATGACCCGATGTTTCAAGTCATGGCAACACTTGGCAGATATGAAGAGACAATGATTTCACTGCAAGCACGAATGGAGGCAATGATTGAAGCTTGGGTACTAACAATCGAAGAGAAAGTGGCGAAGACTTCTAAAACAGCCCAATCGGTGAACAACACTGTAGTCAGTAATGCTGTGCGTGATGTCTTAACTGAACAAATGCCTTTGCTGATACAATCATCTGCATCATCTGCATCATCGCCAGCAAAAGAGATGCGATTATCTACAGGGAATTTTCAGATGCATTTTTGGTCTATCTGCGCTCTGGTAGGAGGAGTGACAGCAGCCGGTGCGATGCTTGCTTCATTTACAACTTGGAACGTGATGACTAACTTGGGTCAAAACCAATCAGTCATGTTGTCAAACAACGACCTGAAGATTTTACAATGGGTAAAATCCAGTGAAGGTAAGCAAACTTATAAGCTCTTTGTTGAGAATCAACAAACTCTGGCTGCTTGTCAAGAAGAAAATCGCTTGAAAGGATATTGCTTGATTCAAATGCAAAAGAACAAGAAGAATTAA
- a CDS encoding nucleotide-binding protein has translation MANILNDKAEIVGKAEELLLKTDETTEPKSTEDVQQPEAVATDEVRSLAGYEFTAKESHHPTPYTPHAATMELGEKTETGNTVLPQIKTAVTNKKEWSRRLVIVTGDKGGVGKSTFARGLAQTYLDTKKEFLAFDADISNSHLNRFYGDQCLVRKLDFFTEGNVDIFLDDLKELIEDSLSTEGEVVPGKSLFLLELPPQSMRILKEVVEQMKFLSTVEELYDMRVTIVVVISRVMDSVRQLTTLYDFCQDQVDYVVVKNLFFGLPENFVRYKESSDVTTIKDLLKEREIPFLEITMPDLIEHAYDYLDKNSLTFNQGIEQKEKPSVKGRVSTWISRFKEQVWLARSILGLENVDTKG, from the coding sequence ATGGCAAATATTTTAAACGATAAAGCAGAGATAGTTGGCAAAGCAGAAGAATTACTTTTGAAAACAGATGAAACAACAGAACCAAAAAGCACAGAAGATGTACAGCAGCCAGAAGCAGTAGCCACAGATGAAGTGCGCTCCCTTGCGGGTTATGAATTCACCGCAAAGGAGTCGCACCACCCCACACCCTATACCCCACACGCCGCCACAATGGAGCTAGGTGAAAAAACAGAAACAGGAAATACAGTCCTGCCACAAATAAAAACCGCAGTCACCAATAAAAAAGAGTGGAGTCGGAGATTAGTCATAGTGACAGGAGATAAAGGGGGAGTAGGAAAAAGTACTTTCGCCAGAGGATTAGCGCAAACATATTTGGATACTAAAAAAGAATTTTTGGCTTTTGATGCGGACATATCTAATTCTCATTTAAACAGATTTTATGGGGATCAATGTCTAGTGAGAAAACTAGATTTTTTTACAGAAGGGAATGTGGACATTTTTCTAGATGATTTGAAAGAGTTAATTGAGGATAGTCTAAGCACAGAAGGGGAGGTTGTGCCCGGAAAGTCTTTATTCTTACTGGAATTACCACCACAGTCCATGAGAATCTTAAAAGAAGTTGTAGAACAAATGAAGTTTTTGTCTACAGTTGAAGAATTGTATGATATGCGAGTAACAATCGTAGTTGTAATTAGTCGAGTAATGGATTCAGTCAGGCAGTTGACAACTCTATATGATTTTTGTCAAGACCAAGTAGATTATGTAGTAGTAAAGAATTTGTTCTTCGGTTTGCCAGAAAACTTTGTCAGATATAAAGAATCTTCAGACGTAACAACAATTAAGGATTTATTAAAAGAAAGGGAGATTCCCTTTCTGGAAATAACGATGCCAGATTTAATAGAACACGCTTATGATTATTTAGATAAGAATAGCTTGACGTTTAATCAAGGAATAGAGCAAAAAGAAAAGCCATCAGTTAAAGGAAGGGTAAGTACTTGGATTAGCAGATTCAAGGAGCAAGTTTGGTTGGCAAGAAGCATTTTAGGATTAGAAAATGTCGATACAAAAGGGTAA